Proteins from a single region of Xiphophorus maculatus strain JP 163 A chromosome 22, X_maculatus-5.0-male, whole genome shotgun sequence:
- the LOC102216720 gene encoding RING finger protein 122-like isoform X1, with translation MHPVHWGYGCLCDFELQDFVPDCKMTSESLFNLPLNTYIILLGIGLFILMLSLIYCCYLFRLRRQGTRDNYGYNEVVLKGAGKKLSLLGQTCAVCLEEFRSRDELGVCPCSHAFHKKCLLKWLEIRNVCPMCNKSVCRIQHEPQQTPEQPQSLSEV, from the exons GGTGTCTGTGTGATTTTGAACTGCAGGACTTCGTCCCTGACTGCAAGATGACAAGCGAAAGTCTCTTTAACCTGCCACTTAATACTTACATCATCCTCCTGGGCATCGGCCTCTTCATCCTCATGCTCAGCCTCATCTACTGCTGCTACTTGTTCag ACTAAGAAGACAAGGTACAAGAGACAATTATGGCTACAATGAG GTAGTTCTAAAAGGAGCGGGAAAGAAACTGAGTCTTCTTGGT caaACTTGTGCAGTATGTTTGGAAGAGTTTCGCAGCAGGGATGAGCTTGGAGTGTGTCCGTGTTCCCACGCTTTTCATAAGAA ATGTCTGCTGAAATGGTTAGAAATCCGAAATGTGTGTCCGATGTGTAACAAGTCAGTTTGTCGAATCCAGCATGAGCCCCAACAAACACCTGAGCAGCCACAGAGTCTCTCGGAAGTCTGA
- the LOC102216720 gene encoding RING finger protein 122-like isoform X2: MTSESLFNLPLNTYIILLGIGLFILMLSLIYCCYLFRLRRQGTRDNYGYNEVVLKGAGKKLSLLGQTCAVCLEEFRSRDELGVCPCSHAFHKKCLLKWLEIRNVCPMCNKSVCRIQHEPQQTPEQPQSLSEV, from the exons ATGACAAGCGAAAGTCTCTTTAACCTGCCACTTAATACTTACATCATCCTCCTGGGCATCGGCCTCTTCATCCTCATGCTCAGCCTCATCTACTGCTGCTACTTGTTCag ACTAAGAAGACAAGGTACAAGAGACAATTATGGCTACAATGAG GTAGTTCTAAAAGGAGCGGGAAAGAAACTGAGTCTTCTTGGT caaACTTGTGCAGTATGTTTGGAAGAGTTTCGCAGCAGGGATGAGCTTGGAGTGTGTCCGTGTTCCCACGCTTTTCATAAGAA ATGTCTGCTGAAATGGTTAGAAATCCGAAATGTGTGTCCGATGTGTAACAAGTCAGTTTGTCGAATCCAGCATGAGCCCCAACAAACACCTGAGCAGCCACAGAGTCTCTCGGAAGTCTGA